One window from the genome of Cryptomeria japonica chromosome 6, Sugi_1.0, whole genome shotgun sequence encodes:
- the LOC131048237 gene encoding receptor-like protein kinase 7 isoform X1, producing MLNLATNSLMRSLPDFSVLSSLQILDLSNNNFSSKFPLSVTNLSRLHSFVLYGNPLDPNIIPEEIYSMKELKVLSLSCINLFGAISPSIGNLTKLVKLELASNNLNGTIPKEITRLSMLYELELWDNFLAGEIPSGFGNLTSLNIFDASSNFLNGSLSELANLRNLVILYLYKNHLSGSMPDEFGEFQYLRDLSLYTNRLTGPVPQKLGSLSDFRAMDISDNILSGPLPPDACKRGKLVFFLALQNSFTGGIPESYGNCSTLVRFRVNNNSLSGMVPLGIWGLPHVHVVDLSDNNFEGEIRREIKNAKNLSVFTIQNNNFSGSIPSEIGQLSLLAKMDASNNELFGKLPKEIGGLTMLSSLLLQQNMFSGSIPDTLGLCTDLFEINLAGNKLNGSIPESFGSIKVLNSLNLSNNQLSGQIPNTLSALQLSLLDFSNNQLTGAVPTQLSSLSGKRSFSGNKEPCVNEANSVFFSPCAAATSSSSRAGSHARILIVSFISVSVVIIFVIGWVLYKKWYKVPESQESWDLKSFCRVTFTEDDILRCLKEENIIGSGGSGKVYKGALSNGGKIAVKQLWNCNTAKLNHSREEALRNRQFEMEVETLGRIRHRNIVKLYCFLSNGYSKLIMYEYMKNGSLCNRLHEDNMGSTLDWQARYKISLGTAYGLAYLHHDCVPAIVHRDVKSRNILLDEDMEPCLADFGVAKCLQASGKGNFTTVIAGTHGYIAPEYAHTYRVSKKSDVYSFGIVLMELVTGKRPMEDEFGENRGIVDWVSAKYLSRERVIVEVLDERVCKFCEEGMMKVLKISVLCTRSVPAQRPCMREVVQLLLEARP from the exons ATGTTGAATCTCGCAACCAATTCACTGATGAGGTCTCTGCCAGACTTCTCTGTTCTGAGCTCGCTGCAGATTCTCGACTTGTCAAACAACAATTTTTCTAGTAAATTTCCTCTCTCTGTCACAAACTTGTCTCGTTTGCATTCATTTGTTTTGTATGGCAATCCTCTAGATCCCAATATCATACCTGAAGAGATATACAGCATGAAAGAACTGAAAGTTCTGTCTTTGTCCTGCATTAACTTGTTTGGAGCCATTTCACCATCCATTGGTAACCTTACAAAGCTGGTAAAGCTAGAACTCGCTTCCAACAACCTAAATGGAACCATACCAAAAGAAATTACAAGGCTTTCCATGCTTTATGAGTTGGAACTGTGGGATAATTTTCTTGCAGGAGAGATCCCTTCAGGGTTTGGGAACCTCACTTCTCTGAATATTTTTGATGCCTCCTCAAATTTTCTCAATGGTAGTCTCTCTGAGCTTGCAAACTTGAGAAATTTGGTCATTCTTTACCTCTATAAAAACCATCTTTCTGGGTCAATGCCCGATGAGTTTGGGGAGTTCCAGTATCTTAGGGACTTGTCTCTGTACACTAACAGACTTACTGGGCCGGTTCCCCAGAAGCTGGGGAGCTTGTCTGATTTTAGAGCCATGGATATATCAGACAATATTCTTAGTGGTCCTCTGCCTCCAGACGCGTGTAAAAGGGGAAAATTGGTGTTTTTCCTCGCTCTTCAAAACTCTTTCACAGGAGGAATTCCTGAATCATATGGAAATTGTTCCACGCTGGTTCGCTTTCGGGTCAACAATAACAGCCTCAGTGGGATGGTCCCCTTGGGTATCTGGGGATTGCCTCATGTTCACGTAGTTGATCTAAGTGATAATAACTTTGAGGGTGAAATAAGaagagaaataaaaaatgcaaagaaTCTTTCTGTTTTCACCATCCAAAACAATAATTTCTCTGGAAGTATACCCTCAGAAATTGGACAACTATCGCTCTTGGCcaaaatggatgcaagcaataatgagcTGTTTGGAAAGCTACCTAAAGAAATCGGAGGTTTGACAATGCTCAGTAGCCTACTCTTGCAGCAAAACATGTTTTCTGGTTCAATACCAGATACATTAGGACTCTGCACGGATCTCTTTGAAATTAACCTTGCAGGAAATAAATTGAATGGTTCCATTCCTGAATCATTTGGATCCATAAAAGTTCTCAACTCTCTGAATCTCTCCAATAATCAACTCAGTGGCCAGATTCCAAATACCCTTTCTGCATTGCAGCTAAGCTTACTGGATTTTTCCAACAATCAGTTGACAGGGGCAGTGCCAACACAGCTGAGCAGTCTTTCAGGAAAGAGAAGCTTTTCTGGAAATAAGGAGCCTTGTGTGAATGAAGCTAATTCAGTTTTTTTTAGCCCATGTGCTGcagctacttcttcttcttctcgagCAGGATCCCATGCCAGAATCCTAATTGTAAGCTTCATTTCTGTATCCGTAGTGATAATTTTTGTAATTGGTTGGGTtttatacaaaaaatggtacaaagtACCTGAATCCCAGGAATCTTGGGATCTCAAGTCCTTTTGCAGGGTTACATTCACCGAGGATGACATTCTTCGTTGCCTTAAGGAAGAGAATATAATAGGCAGTGGCGGATCTGGAAAGGTCTACAAAGGAGCATTAAGTAATGGGGGAAAAATTGCAGTAAAGCAGCTATGGAATTGTAACACTGCCAAACTCAATCATTCAAGAGAAGAAGCGTTGAGAAACCGCCAATTTGAGATGGAGGTGGAAACATTGGGACGTATCAGGCACAGAAATATAGTTAAGTTGTATTGCTTCTTGTCCAACGGATACTCAAAACTCATTATGTATGAATACATGAAAAATGGTAGTTTGTGCAACAGATTGCATGAGGATAATATGGGTTCAACTTTAGATTGGCAGGCACGCTATAAGATATCTCTGGGAACAGCTTATGGGCTGGCCTATCTGCATCATGACTGTGTTCCTGCTATTGTTCACAGAGACGTGAAATCCAGAAACATATTGTTAGATGAAGACATGGAGCCATGTTTAGCTGATTTCGGTGTTGCTAAATGCCTTCAAGCCAGTGGAAAGGGGAATTTTACAACCGTCATAGCAGGCACCCATGGCTACATTGCTCCAG AATATGCACACACATATAGAGTGAGCAAGAAGAGCGATGTGTACAGCTTTGGGATAGTGCTGATGGAGCTTGTGACTGGCAAACGTCCGATGGAGGATGAATTTGGAGAGAACAGGGGAATTGTTGATTGGGTCTCTGCCAAATATTTATCGAGAGAGAGGGTAATTGTTGAGGTGTTGGATGAGAGAGTTTGTAAATTTTGCGAGGAAGGGATGATGAAGGTGCTTAAAATTTCAGTGTTGTGTACCAGGAGTGTTCCTGCACAGAGGCCTTGTATGAGAGAGGTGGTACAATTGTTGTTGGAAGCACGCCCCTAA
- the LOC131048237 gene encoding receptor-like protein kinase 7 isoform X2 — translation MLNLATNSLMRSLPDFSVLSSLQILDLSNNNFSSKFPLSVTNLSRLHSFVLYGNPLDPNIIPEEIYSMKELKVLSLSCINLFGAISPSIGNLTKLVKLELASNNLNGTIPKEITRLSMLYELELWDNFLAGEIPSGFGNLTSLNIFDASSNFLNGSLSELANLRNLVILYLYKNHLSGSMPDEFGEFQYLRDLSLYTNRLTGPVPQKLGSLSDFRAMDISDNILSGPLPPDACKRGKLVFFLALQNSFTGGIPESYGNCSTLVRFRVNNNSLSGMVPLGIWGLPHVHVVDLSDNNFEGEIRREIKNAKNLSVFTIQNNNFSGSIPSEIGQLSLLAKMDASNNELFGKLPKEIGGLTMLSSLLLQQNMFSGSIPDTLGLCTDLFEINLAGNKLNGSIPESFGSIKVLNSLNLSNNQLSGQIPNTLSALQLSLLDFSNNQLTGAVPTQLSSLSGKRSFSGNKEPCVNEANSVFFSPCAAATSSSSRAGSHARILISFCRVTFTEDDILRCLKEENIIGSGGSGKVYKGALSNGGKIAVKQLWNCNTAKLNHSREEALRNRQFEMEVETLGRIRHRNIVKLYCFLSNGYSKLIMYEYMKNGSLCNRLHEDNMGSTLDWQARYKISLGTAYGLAYLHHDCVPAIVHRDVKSRNILLDEDMEPCLADFGVAKCLQASGKGNFTTVIAGTHGYIAPEYAHTYRVSKKSDVYSFGIVLMELVTGKRPMEDEFGENRGIVDWVSAKYLSRERVIVEVLDERVCKFCEEGMMKVLKISVLCTRSVPAQRPCMREVVQLLLEARP, via the exons ATGTTGAATCTCGCAACCAATTCACTGATGAGGTCTCTGCCAGACTTCTCTGTTCTGAGCTCGCTGCAGATTCTCGACTTGTCAAACAACAATTTTTCTAGTAAATTTCCTCTCTCTGTCACAAACTTGTCTCGTTTGCATTCATTTGTTTTGTATGGCAATCCTCTAGATCCCAATATCATACCTGAAGAGATATACAGCATGAAAGAACTGAAAGTTCTGTCTTTGTCCTGCATTAACTTGTTTGGAGCCATTTCACCATCCATTGGTAACCTTACAAAGCTGGTAAAGCTAGAACTCGCTTCCAACAACCTAAATGGAACCATACCAAAAGAAATTACAAGGCTTTCCATGCTTTATGAGTTGGAACTGTGGGATAATTTTCTTGCAGGAGAGATCCCTTCAGGGTTTGGGAACCTCACTTCTCTGAATATTTTTGATGCCTCCTCAAATTTTCTCAATGGTAGTCTCTCTGAGCTTGCAAACTTGAGAAATTTGGTCATTCTTTACCTCTATAAAAACCATCTTTCTGGGTCAATGCCCGATGAGTTTGGGGAGTTCCAGTATCTTAGGGACTTGTCTCTGTACACTAACAGACTTACTGGGCCGGTTCCCCAGAAGCTGGGGAGCTTGTCTGATTTTAGAGCCATGGATATATCAGACAATATTCTTAGTGGTCCTCTGCCTCCAGACGCGTGTAAAAGGGGAAAATTGGTGTTTTTCCTCGCTCTTCAAAACTCTTTCACAGGAGGAATTCCTGAATCATATGGAAATTGTTCCACGCTGGTTCGCTTTCGGGTCAACAATAACAGCCTCAGTGGGATGGTCCCCTTGGGTATCTGGGGATTGCCTCATGTTCACGTAGTTGATCTAAGTGATAATAACTTTGAGGGTGAAATAAGaagagaaataaaaaatgcaaagaaTCTTTCTGTTTTCACCATCCAAAACAATAATTTCTCTGGAAGTATACCCTCAGAAATTGGACAACTATCGCTCTTGGCcaaaatggatgcaagcaataatgagcTGTTTGGAAAGCTACCTAAAGAAATCGGAGGTTTGACAATGCTCAGTAGCCTACTCTTGCAGCAAAACATGTTTTCTGGTTCAATACCAGATACATTAGGACTCTGCACGGATCTCTTTGAAATTAACCTTGCAGGAAATAAATTGAATGGTTCCATTCCTGAATCATTTGGATCCATAAAAGTTCTCAACTCTCTGAATCTCTCCAATAATCAACTCAGTGGCCAGATTCCAAATACCCTTTCTGCATTGCAGCTAAGCTTACTGGATTTTTCCAACAATCAGTTGACAGGGGCAGTGCCAACACAGCTGAGCAGTCTTTCAGGAAAGAGAAGCTTTTCTGGAAATAAGGAGCCTTGTGTGAATGAAGCTAATTCAGTTTTTTTTAGCCCATGTGCTGcagctacttcttcttcttctcgagCAGGATCCCATGCCAGAATCCTAATT TCCTTTTGCAGGGTTACATTCACCGAGGATGACATTCTTCGTTGCCTTAAGGAAGAGAATATAATAGGCAGTGGCGGATCTGGAAAGGTCTACAAAGGAGCATTAAGTAATGGGGGAAAAATTGCAGTAAAGCAGCTATGGAATTGTAACACTGCCAAACTCAATCATTCAAGAGAAGAAGCGTTGAGAAACCGCCAATTTGAGATGGAGGTGGAAACATTGGGACGTATCAGGCACAGAAATATAGTTAAGTTGTATTGCTTCTTGTCCAACGGATACTCAAAACTCATTATGTATGAATACATGAAAAATGGTAGTTTGTGCAACAGATTGCATGAGGATAATATGGGTTCAACTTTAGATTGGCAGGCACGCTATAAGATATCTCTGGGAACAGCTTATGGGCTGGCCTATCTGCATCATGACTGTGTTCCTGCTATTGTTCACAGAGACGTGAAATCCAGAAACATATTGTTAGATGAAGACATGGAGCCATGTTTAGCTGATTTCGGTGTTGCTAAATGCCTTCAAGCCAGTGGAAAGGGGAATTTTACAACCGTCATAGCAGGCACCCATGGCTACATTGCTCCAG AATATGCACACACATATAGAGTGAGCAAGAAGAGCGATGTGTACAGCTTTGGGATAGTGCTGATGGAGCTTGTGACTGGCAAACGTCCGATGGAGGATGAATTTGGAGAGAACAGGGGAATTGTTGATTGGGTCTCTGCCAAATATTTATCGAGAGAGAGGGTAATTGTTGAGGTGTTGGATGAGAGAGTTTGTAAATTTTGCGAGGAAGGGATGATGAAGGTGCTTAAAATTTCAGTGTTGTGTACCAGGAGTGTTCCTGCACAGAGGCCTTGTATGAGAGAGGTGGTACAATTGTTGTTGGAAGCACGCCCCTAA